One Actinoplanes missouriensis 431 DNA segment encodes these proteins:
- a CDS encoding ATP-binding protein, translating to MRAHERPGPSLGERLRQARARTFVGRHDEVAAFEAALRGDPHAAVVLAVHGPGGIGKSTLVRRLADDARQAGRLVIPMDGRFLGRSTAEFEQSAQVLLDRPDAVLLIDSFEHCQWLETWLWQRFLPRIADGALVVLAGRRTPATEWVSDPGWAGAMHVTELGPFDEGQARELLAISGVSPHSEDAVLRFAGGNPLALALAAAVDSARPGAAQQWSPSGETLRTLVAGLIGEVPSPDHRRALEVAAQAYTTTEELLHTALPGADAQELFDWLRALPFMETTPYGIHPHDAAREAVAADLRWRAPNAYTEMRRRLMTEYLRQIREAPEAQAAHVSSRLYYLFRDVKAVGEIWVWSRNGDIQDDPMRPEDVDTLVRMTTECEGPESAELLRYWLARQPQGVSVYRMAGDDRIIAFAARLVLPAPADPRDVATDPVVAAAWDYSNSTAPPAEGEHIAMTRFCVYPEHYQVPSPVITLCNSRTQLEIARSRGRAFGMLVYQDAETWARLYKGTLADTGARPRVGDRTYGLFANDWRQVPFEAWLNHIITATDVPVPAAPSATTREAFDIGVREALRSWRSPRTFAATSLLRSRLVADSSDPVADLRGLLRRAVDDLGDDPRTIKAHETVTATYFSGASTQESAARRSGMSFGTYRRHLRHGTELVCDALRAWELHGVPAAQSRDEQD from the coding sequence ATGAGAGCGCACGAACGGCCGGGTCCGTCACTCGGCGAGAGACTCCGGCAGGCCCGCGCCCGCACCTTCGTCGGTCGTCATGACGAGGTGGCGGCGTTCGAGGCGGCACTGCGCGGCGATCCGCATGCCGCGGTTGTCCTCGCCGTGCACGGTCCGGGCGGGATCGGCAAGTCGACGCTGGTCCGGCGTCTCGCCGACGACGCGCGGCAGGCGGGACGCCTGGTCATCCCGATGGACGGCCGGTTCCTCGGCCGTTCAACCGCGGAGTTCGAGCAGAGCGCTCAGGTGCTGCTGGACCGGCCGGACGCGGTACTGCTGATCGACTCCTTCGAGCATTGTCAGTGGCTGGAGACCTGGCTGTGGCAGCGGTTCCTGCCACGGATCGCGGACGGTGCCCTGGTGGTGCTGGCCGGTCGCCGGACGCCTGCCACGGAGTGGGTCTCCGACCCCGGCTGGGCCGGTGCGATGCACGTGACCGAGCTCGGCCCGTTCGACGAGGGCCAAGCCCGTGAACTGCTGGCCATCAGCGGGGTGAGCCCGCACAGCGAGGACGCCGTCCTGCGGTTCGCCGGCGGCAACCCGCTGGCGCTGGCGCTGGCCGCGGCCGTGGACTCGGCACGGCCGGGCGCCGCCCAGCAGTGGTCGCCCTCCGGCGAGACGCTGCGCACGCTCGTCGCGGGACTGATCGGTGAGGTGCCGTCCCCGGATCACCGGCGTGCCCTGGAGGTCGCCGCCCAGGCGTACACCACCACCGAGGAGTTGCTGCACACCGCGTTGCCGGGGGCGGACGCGCAGGAGTTGTTCGACTGGTTGCGCGCGCTGCCGTTCATGGAGACCACGCCGTACGGGATCCATCCGCACGACGCCGCCCGGGAGGCAGTGGCGGCGGATCTGCGGTGGCGGGCGCCGAACGCGTACACCGAGATGCGCCGCCGCTTGATGACCGAGTACCTGCGGCAGATCCGCGAGGCGCCCGAGGCGCAGGCGGCGCACGTCAGCAGCCGGCTGTACTACCTGTTCCGGGACGTGAAGGCGGTCGGCGAGATCTGGGTGTGGTCCCGTAACGGCGACATCCAGGACGACCCGATGCGGCCCGAGGACGTCGACACCCTGGTGCGGATGACCACCGAGTGCGAAGGCCCGGAGTCGGCCGAACTGCTCCGCTACTGGCTCGCCCGGCAGCCACAGGGAGTCAGCGTCTACCGGATGGCCGGCGACGACCGCATCATCGCGTTCGCGGCCCGATTGGTGCTCCCGGCGCCGGCCGACCCGCGGGACGTCGCGACCGACCCGGTCGTCGCGGCGGCCTGGGACTACAGCAACAGCACCGCACCGCCCGCCGAGGGCGAGCACATCGCGATGACCCGGTTCTGCGTCTACCCCGAGCACTACCAGGTGCCCTCTCCGGTGATCACCTTGTGCAACTCCCGGACCCAGCTGGAGATCGCCCGCAGCCGGGGCCGGGCCTTCGGCATGCTGGTCTATCAGGACGCCGAGACCTGGGCCAGGTTGTACAAGGGCACCCTCGCCGACACCGGCGCCCGGCCCCGGGTGGGCGACCGGACCTACGGACTGTTCGCCAACGACTGGCGGCAGGTCCCGTTCGAGGCGTGGCTCAACCACATCATCACGGCCACCGACGTGCCGGTTCCGGCGGCGCCGTCGGCGACCACCCGCGAGGCCTTCGACATCGGCGTCCGCGAGGCGCTGCGGAGCTGGCGTTCGCCGCGCACGTTCGCCGCCACGTCCCTGCTGAGGTCACGCCTGGTCGCGGACTCCAGCGATCCCGTCGCCGACCTGCGCGGGCTGCTGCGTCGAGCCGTCGACGACCTCGGTGACGACCCGCGGACCATCAAGGCGCATGAGACGGTCACCGCCACGTACTTCTCCGGGGCATCCACTCAGGAGTCCGCCGCTCGGCGGTCCGGGATGTCCTTCGGTACCTACCGCCGGCACCTGCGCCACGGCACCGAACTGGTCTGCGATGCGCTCCGCGCCTGGGAATTGCATGGCGTTCCCGCAGCTCAGAGCCGTGATGAACAGGACTGA
- a CDS encoding multicopper oxidase family protein encodes MAEPLFITDLLLAAFAAVSAIPLGLRAARGRPTRWPLIITVLLVTARMAVTALLAAENWQLVTDRVVIGLPAAVLPLVAALAVTSRAVAHRIAAQIAAVGVFVSAYLAWVPQDPAARPLAVAIVLVILAATGVVASALLSRRGDDASPAARLPWLTGLTTLALVAAIAALYVQNQAPASAAGHDHHGIDIATLTGPRQGSPDVTFTLVAAHGKIKLTSGTEIDGLTLNGSSPGPVLRARQGQLVEVTLINTDVTEGVTLHWHGVDVPNAEDGVPGLTQDAVRPGGRHVYRFVPDRSGTFWYHTHRDSTENVARGLFGALLIDPPSGPATGTTHDTTLFTHQWPGGEDQVSALGTADTASTEHVAPRTPVRLRLINSSQDPQRIQITGAEHRVSAIDGNAVHEPGPLPSGGMLLLAAGGRYDVSFPMPATPVIVSLHTDGSATVPTRTLTPGAGGAAITPPTGDGPLFDPTHYGTPDATPGPAAPTRTQKFVLDNGFGFANGGFTWANTVNGASAPAIPTVMVDLGDTVRVRITNRGIIDHPMHLHGHRVRVLSRNGATADGSPWWTDTLNVAPGETYEITFTADNPGVWMDHCHNFEHAAGGMLWHLAYTGVAAPAHPAHDAE; translated from the coding sequence GTGGCTGAGCCGCTGTTCATCACTGACCTGCTGCTCGCGGCCTTCGCCGCGGTCAGCGCGATACCACTCGGCCTCCGGGCCGCCCGGGGCCGCCCGACGCGGTGGCCCCTGATCATCACGGTTCTGCTGGTCACCGCCCGCATGGCAGTGACGGCTCTTCTCGCTGCCGAGAACTGGCAGCTCGTCACCGACCGGGTCGTGATCGGCCTGCCGGCGGCCGTCCTGCCCCTGGTGGCGGCCCTCGCGGTGACCAGCCGGGCCGTGGCCCACCGGATCGCCGCGCAGATCGCGGCCGTGGGTGTCTTCGTCTCCGCCTACCTGGCCTGGGTTCCGCAGGATCCGGCCGCACGACCGCTGGCCGTCGCGATCGTCCTGGTCATCCTGGCCGCCACCGGGGTGGTGGCGTCCGCGCTGCTCTCCCGCAGGGGCGACGACGCCTCACCAGCCGCCCGGCTGCCATGGCTCACCGGGCTGACCACCCTCGCCCTGGTCGCCGCGATCGCGGCCCTCTACGTACAGAACCAGGCGCCGGCGTCGGCCGCCGGCCACGACCACCACGGCATCGACATCGCCACGCTGACCGGGCCTCGCCAGGGCTCGCCCGACGTCACGTTCACCCTGGTCGCGGCCCACGGCAAGATCAAACTCACGTCGGGTACGGAGATCGACGGGCTCACTCTCAACGGCAGCTCACCCGGTCCGGTGCTGCGAGCCCGCCAAGGGCAGCTCGTCGAGGTCACCCTGATCAACACCGACGTGACCGAGGGCGTCACCCTGCACTGGCACGGCGTCGACGTGCCCAACGCCGAGGACGGCGTGCCCGGACTCACCCAGGACGCCGTCCGGCCCGGCGGCCGGCACGTCTACCGATTCGTGCCCGACCGGAGCGGCACGTTCTGGTACCACACCCACCGCGACTCCACCGAGAACGTGGCGCGGGGCCTGTTCGGCGCCCTGCTGATCGACCCGCCCTCGGGCCCCGCGACCGGCACGACCCACGACACCACCCTGTTCACGCACCAGTGGCCCGGCGGCGAGGACCAGGTCAGCGCGCTCGGCACCGCGGACACCGCGTCCACCGAGCACGTCGCACCGCGGACGCCGGTGCGGCTGCGCCTGATCAACAGCTCGCAGGACCCGCAGCGGATCCAGATCACCGGAGCCGAGCACCGTGTCAGCGCCATCGACGGTAACGCGGTCCACGAACCCGGACCCCTGCCCAGCGGCGGAATGCTGCTGCTGGCGGCCGGTGGCCGGTACGACGTCAGCTTCCCGATGCCGGCCACACCGGTGATCGTCAGCCTGCACACCGACGGGTCGGCGACGGTCCCGACGCGGACCCTGACCCCGGGCGCCGGCGGCGCCGCGATCACGCCACCCACCGGCGACGGCCCGTTGTTCGATCCGACGCATTACGGCACACCTGACGCCACTCCGGGGCCGGCCGCGCCGACCCGTACCCAGAAATTTGTTCTGGACAACGGGTTCGGCTTCGCCAACGGCGGCTTCACCTGGGCGAACACGGTCAACGGCGCCTCGGCGCCGGCGATCCCCACGGTCATGGTCGACCTGGGCGACACGGTACGGGTGCGGATCACCAACCGCGGCATCATCGACCACCCGATGCACCTGCACGGGCATCGCGTCCGGGTGCTGTCCCGCAACGGCGCGACGGCCGACGGCAGTCCCTGGTGGACGGACACCCTCAACGTCGCGCCCGGTGAGACCTACGAGATCACCTTCACGGCCGACAACCCCGGCGTCTGGATGGACCACTGCCACAACTTCGAGCACGCCGCCGGCGGCATGCTCTGGCACCTCGCCTACACCGGCGTCGCCGCCCCGGCCCACCCCGCACACGACGCGGAATGA
- a CDS encoding MFS transporter codes for MTTTIATRSPRPAIAARAAVLASASLTIMGAAIIAPSLPAMTVAYAGTPAADVLVRLTLTVTSLAIAVTAPVAGLLADRIGRRPLLLSSLALYALAGTAGYLITNLGILIASRALLGAAVGGVMTAVSTVIADWFDGPERARFLGLQQASASLGGVVFLPLAGVLADVSWRSPFLLYAVAALILPAAALFLRESARRTGTASTTPAVSLATAGTSREIPGVYALAAAATVIFYMAPTQLPFWLTTFHTGTAMTGVVIAGSTLTGIVGALAFPRLRQRLQPATITALSIGLLGAGWAVAGTAGVLAQLAVGVLIGGIGVGLVVPNLNTRLAEIASPAQRGRVLGGLVMAIFLGQFLSPLLMQPVVDALGIAATFTYSGAVLLAGAAMTLTVRAFRR; via the coding sequence ATGACCACCACCATCGCGACGCGGTCACCACGACCGGCCATCGCCGCCCGGGCCGCGGTCCTCGCCTCGGCCAGCCTGACCATCATGGGCGCGGCGATCATCGCTCCCAGCCTGCCCGCCATGACCGTCGCCTACGCCGGCACCCCGGCCGCCGACGTCCTCGTCCGCCTGACCCTCACCGTGACGTCCCTGGCGATCGCCGTGACCGCCCCGGTGGCGGGCCTGCTCGCCGACCGGATCGGGCGCCGGCCGCTGCTGCTCAGCTCCCTGGCGCTGTACGCACTCGCCGGCACCGCCGGTTACCTGATCACGAACCTCGGGATCCTGATCGCCAGCCGGGCCCTGCTCGGCGCCGCCGTGGGCGGGGTCATGACCGCGGTCAGCACCGTCATCGCCGACTGGTTCGACGGACCGGAGCGGGCCAGATTCCTCGGGTTGCAGCAGGCCTCCGCCAGCCTCGGCGGGGTGGTGTTCCTGCCGCTGGCCGGCGTCCTGGCCGACGTCTCCTGGCGCTCACCGTTCCTGCTGTACGCCGTGGCCGCACTGATCCTGCCGGCTGCCGCGCTCTTCCTCAGAGAGTCCGCCCGGCGCACCGGCACGGCGAGCACTACCCCGGCCGTATCCCTCGCGACCGCCGGCACGAGCCGGGAGATCCCCGGGGTGTACGCCCTGGCGGCAGCCGCCACGGTGATCTTCTACATGGCGCCCACCCAGCTGCCCTTCTGGCTGACCACGTTCCACACCGGCACCGCGATGACCGGCGTGGTGATCGCCGGCAGCACGCTCACCGGCATCGTCGGCGCCCTTGCCTTCCCCCGGCTGCGGCAGCGCCTGCAGCCGGCCACGATCACCGCCCTGAGCATCGGTCTGCTCGGCGCCGGCTGGGCAGTCGCCGGAACCGCCGGTGTGCTGGCGCAGCTCGCGGTGGGCGTGCTCATCGGTGGCATCGGCGTCGGGCTCGTGGTGCCCAATCTGAACACCCGTCTCGCCGAGATCGCTTCCCCCGCTCAGCGTGGCCGCGTCCTCGGCGGGCTGGTCATGGCGATCTTCCTCGGGCAGTTCCTGTCGCCGCTGCTCATGCAGCCGGTCGTCGACGCGCTCGGCATCGCCGCGACCTTCACATACTCCGGCGCAGTCCTGCTCGCCGGTGCCGCAATGACCCTCACCGTCCGGGCCTTCCGGCGCTGA
- a CDS encoding SRPBCC family protein — MSITEVDKNAAVVVEHEIRIEAPIDRVWALHTDVNGWTGWQTDVDTAYAEGPLQAGATFHWTTAGLSIASTVYAIDAPHRILWGGPAQGITGIHEWTFTADGDATIVRTAESWDGNPVRADTENLRQALDASIASWLELLRKTAENNAR; from the coding sequence ATGAGCATCACCGAAGTCGACAAGAACGCCGCGGTAGTCGTCGAGCACGAGATCCGCATCGAGGCTCCGATCGACCGGGTCTGGGCGCTGCACACCGACGTCAACGGCTGGACCGGCTGGCAGACCGACGTCGACACCGCGTACGCGGAGGGCCCGCTGCAGGCCGGCGCCACCTTCCACTGGACGACCGCCGGGCTGTCGATCGCCTCCACGGTCTACGCGATCGACGCGCCGCACCGCATCCTCTGGGGCGGTCCGGCACAGGGCATCACCGGCATCCACGAGTGGACCTTCACCGCTGACGGCGACGCCACCATCGTGCGTACCGCCGAGTCCTGGGACGGCAACCCGGTCCGCGCCGACACCGAGAACCTGCGCCAGGCGCTCGACGCCTCGATCGCTTCCTGGCTCGAGTTGCTCCGCAAGACCGCCGAGAACAACGCCCGCTGA
- a CDS encoding AAA family ATPase translates to MESDVGAMVRLRVLGTIEAIVDGRPVDLGGPRQRAVLAILLTRRGGVVSTEQLLEWTWGGEPPGKAITSLQAYISNLRRVLEPDRAPHAPAQFLVRSAPGYALRLPADAVDAWRFESVISAAHTAEPEAAWQMLTEALGWWAGPAYGPFRDEPWAIAEAARLDGLHLTAREALIEAASATGRFAEAVAAAELLTPGHPLREESRRLLAAGPSRTSRRHGEPLSDGSGPTAAEVTVRRNRHLRGRDRELTALTEMRTRALGGVGGALVVRGTAGIGKTSLIEQVVASAAGLRVLRATGVEFEVGLPYSGLLQLLSPLTGGYDSLPVPQRHALEVAAGRREGARPDLALVAMATLTLLSAHAQDGPLLAVIDDAQWLDQSSARVLAFVGRRLATEPIMLLFGVREPAASNDLAALPALPVGEIADADARLLLADALPVPLEDRVAARILAESRGNPLTLLELARTAGPHMLAGGFDRPVSGGASEELFRADLAGLPEATRLLLLVAAAEPLGDPGLLWSAARVLGLAPEELTPAEDGGLVSVDLQVRFRHPLVRSAAYHSASVSDRRRAHLALAEATDPAADPDRHVWHRALAATGTDEPLAAELALAAQRVRARGGVAAAAVFLEHAARLTPDPWQRRERVLTAATDRLESGAPAEAQRLLSTVDAGGHAATQARMELLRGRIAFAQLRGKDAAEPLRRAAELLEPLNPGLAREVHLDALTAATAIGALGGVSLREAVRFARGAVRPTGPATTADLLLDGLIAVLGGDHPAGLDLFRQAVARSTDDDWPSRLKFAAAVMWELWDLTSYERLLDRQIARARAVGNLTRLPDALDTMAGVYLRQGRFAEAASVLEQAGELAGIAGTAPGYPQLVLAAWTGDPGTVALFDAAVANATARGEGLFVGYAHYALAGYHNGRGDYAAAARAAAFADRHLDFGFRGIALRELVEAAARAGDRTTAEQACERLRIRTGPAGTDFASGTQALCAALTTTGDDADTEFRVALEALGRSGLRADHARAELLYGEWLRREGRRTDARGHLRSAHAALLEMGADGFARRAAREMAATGERARSRSAQAGTGLTGQELTIARLVAGGATSKEVSAELFVSPRTVDAHLRNIFRKLGITSRRQLRDLPQYGEFEHRQQ, encoded by the coding sequence TTGGAGTCGGATGTCGGCGCGATGGTGAGGCTGCGGGTACTCGGAACGATCGAGGCGATCGTCGACGGGAGGCCTGTCGATCTCGGCGGCCCTCGGCAGCGCGCCGTTCTGGCGATCCTCCTCACCCGGCGGGGCGGTGTCGTCTCCACGGAACAGTTGCTGGAGTGGACGTGGGGCGGCGAACCACCGGGTAAGGCGATCACCTCGCTCCAGGCGTACATCTCGAATCTTCGCCGTGTGCTGGAACCGGATCGCGCACCGCACGCCCCGGCGCAGTTCCTGGTGCGGTCCGCGCCCGGGTACGCCCTGCGGCTTCCCGCGGACGCCGTCGACGCCTGGCGGTTCGAGTCGGTGATCTCCGCGGCGCACACGGCGGAGCCGGAGGCCGCGTGGCAGATGCTGACCGAGGCGCTCGGCTGGTGGGCCGGCCCGGCATACGGCCCGTTCCGGGACGAGCCGTGGGCGATCGCGGAAGCAGCGCGCCTGGACGGGCTGCATCTGACCGCCCGTGAGGCGCTGATCGAGGCCGCGTCGGCGACCGGCCGGTTCGCCGAGGCGGTGGCGGCCGCCGAGCTTCTCACCCCCGGGCATCCGCTGCGGGAGGAGAGCCGGCGGTTGCTCGCGGCGGGCCCGTCGCGGACCAGCAGGCGCCACGGCGAGCCGCTGAGCGACGGATCAGGACCCACGGCGGCGGAGGTCACGGTGCGCCGCAACAGACATCTCCGGGGCCGTGACCGTGAGCTGACCGCGCTGACCGAGATGCGGACCCGGGCCCTCGGTGGCGTCGGTGGCGCGCTCGTCGTACGGGGTACGGCCGGCATCGGCAAGACATCGCTGATCGAGCAGGTCGTCGCGTCGGCGGCCGGCCTGCGCGTGCTGCGTGCGACGGGCGTCGAGTTCGAGGTGGGCCTCCCGTATTCCGGACTGCTGCAGCTGCTCAGCCCGCTCACCGGCGGGTACGACAGCCTGCCCGTCCCGCAGCGGCACGCCCTCGAGGTCGCGGCGGGCCGCCGGGAAGGAGCCCGTCCGGATCTGGCCCTGGTGGCGATGGCGACGTTGACGTTGCTGTCCGCTCACGCCCAGGACGGCCCGCTGCTGGCGGTGATCGACGACGCCCAGTGGCTCGACCAGTCCAGCGCCCGCGTGCTCGCCTTCGTCGGCAGGCGTCTCGCCACCGAACCGATCATGCTGCTGTTCGGTGTCCGCGAGCCCGCTGCGAGCAACGATCTCGCGGCGCTCCCGGCCCTGCCGGTGGGTGAGATCGCCGACGCCGACGCGCGGTTGCTGCTCGCCGACGCGCTGCCGGTGCCGTTGGAGGACCGGGTGGCGGCCCGGATCCTCGCCGAGTCACGGGGCAACCCGCTGACCCTGCTCGAACTGGCCCGTACCGCAGGGCCGCACATGCTGGCCGGGGGATTCGACCGGCCGGTGTCCGGCGGCGCCTCCGAGGAGCTGTTCCGCGCCGACCTGGCCGGACTGCCCGAGGCGACCCGGCTGTTGCTGCTGGTGGCCGCGGCGGAACCGCTCGGCGACCCCGGTCTGCTCTGGTCGGCCGCCCGGGTGCTGGGCCTGGCCCCGGAGGAACTCACGCCGGCCGAGGACGGCGGGCTGGTCAGCGTGGATCTGCAAGTGCGGTTCCGGCATCCCCTGGTCCGATCCGCCGCCTACCACAGTGCGAGCGTCTCCGATCGTCGCCGGGCACACCTCGCTCTGGCCGAGGCGACGGACCCGGCCGCCGACCCGGACCGTCATGTCTGGCACCGGGCACTGGCCGCCACCGGCACCGACGAGCCGCTCGCGGCGGAGCTGGCGCTCGCGGCACAACGGGTCCGTGCCCGGGGTGGCGTCGCGGCGGCCGCCGTGTTCCTCGAGCACGCGGCCCGGCTGACACCCGACCCGTGGCAGCGCCGCGAGCGCGTGCTGACCGCGGCGACCGATCGGCTGGAGTCCGGCGCGCCCGCCGAGGCCCAGCGGCTGCTCTCCACCGTCGACGCCGGCGGGCACGCGGCGACACAGGCCCGCATGGAGTTGCTGCGTGGCCGGATCGCCTTCGCCCAGTTGCGTGGCAAGGACGCCGCGGAGCCGCTGCGACGTGCCGCCGAGCTGCTGGAACCACTCAACCCGGGGCTGGCCCGCGAGGTGCACCTGGACGCCTTGACGGCTGCGACAGCCATCGGCGCGCTCGGCGGCGTCTCGCTGCGGGAGGCGGTGCGCTTCGCCCGCGGCGCGGTGCGGCCCACCGGCCCTGCCACCACCGCTGACCTGCTGCTGGACGGGTTGATCGCGGTGCTCGGCGGGGACCATCCGGCGGGGCTCGACCTGTTCCGGCAGGCGGTCGCCCGTTCCACCGACGACGACTGGCCGTCCCGGCTCAAGTTCGCCGCCGCGGTGATGTGGGAGCTGTGGGACCTCACCTCGTACGAACGCCTGCTCGATCGTCAGATCGCCCGGGCACGAGCGGTCGGCAATCTCACCCGCCTGCCCGACGCGCTGGACACGATGGCCGGGGTCTACCTGCGGCAGGGCAGATTCGCCGAGGCCGCCTCGGTGCTGGAGCAGGCCGGCGAACTGGCCGGTATCGCCGGCACGGCGCCGGGCTATCCGCAGCTCGTTCTCGCCGCCTGGACGGGGGATCCCGGCACGGTCGCGCTGTTCGACGCCGCGGTGGCGAACGCCACCGCACGCGGCGAGGGACTTTTCGTCGGGTACGCCCATTACGCCCTCGCCGGCTACCACAACGGACGGGGTGACTACGCCGCCGCAGCCCGCGCGGCTGCCTTCGCCGACCGGCACCTCGACTTCGGTTTCCGTGGCATCGCCCTGCGGGAGTTGGTCGAGGCCGCCGCCCGTGCCGGTGACCGGACCACGGCGGAGCAGGCGTGTGAGCGGCTGCGGATCCGCACCGGCCCGGCCGGCACCGATTTCGCGAGCGGGACGCAGGCCCTCTGCGCGGCGCTGACCACAACCGGCGACGACGCCGACACCGAGTTCCGGGTCGCGCTGGAGGCCCTCGGCCGCAGCGGCCTGCGCGCGGACCACGCGCGTGCCGAGCTGCTCTATGGCGAGTGGCTGCGGCGGGAGGGCCGCCGCACCGACGCCCGCGGGCACCTGCGGAGCGCACACGCCGCGCTGCTGGAGATGGGCGCCGACGGGTTCGCCCGTCGCGCGGCCCGCGAGATGGCGGCCACCGGGGAACGGGCGCGCAGTCGCTCGGCCCAGGCGGGAACCGGGCTGACCGGGCAGGAACTGACGATCGCCCGTCTGGTGGCCGGCGGCGCCACCTCCAAGGAGGTCTCCGCCGAGCTGTTCGTCAGCCCGCGGACGGTCGACGCCCACCTGCGCAACATCTTCCGCAAGCTCGGCATCACCTCGCGCCGGCAATTAAGGGATCTGCCACAGTACGGCGAATTCGAGCACCGTCAGCAGTAA
- a CDS encoding Dabb family protein yields the protein MIYHGNRFKIKEGVSAEELEVALESLRNQGRVIPSVKSFVVGPDFGGEFEWGAVFVIEDLDGYWEYLTHPAHSNTDRVGLPLVEKFESYDITDDLDPEMGAKIAALHKRRYENDAELTKLVADLPEYTGSSAPTATS from the coding sequence ATGATCTACCACGGCAACCGTTTCAAGATCAAGGAAGGCGTCTCGGCGGAGGAGCTCGAGGTCGCGCTGGAGAGCCTGCGCAACCAGGGCCGGGTCATCCCGTCGGTGAAGTCGTTCGTCGTCGGCCCGGACTTCGGTGGCGAGTTCGAGTGGGGCGCGGTCTTCGTGATCGAGGACCTGGACGGCTACTGGGAGTACCTGACCCACCCGGCGCACTCGAACACGGACCGGGTCGGTCTCCCGCTGGTGGAGAAGTTCGAGTCGTACGACATCACCGACGACCTGGACCCGGAGATGGGCGCGAAGATCGCCGCGCTGCACAAGCGGCGGTACGAGAACGACGCCGAGCTGACCAAGCTCGTCGCCGATCTGCCCGAGTACACCGGCAGCAGCGCCCCGACCGCCACCAGCTGA